The Stieleria maiorica genome includes the window GACAGGGTTGCCCCGGACGTCGCCGCTTCGATCCAGTCGGTCGACAGCGCGGTAAAGACGATGCGCCCTTTCAGCGGGACGTTATGAACCTCAATCGTCCCGACCAGGTCTGCACCTGGATTCTTGCGGACCTGAAATCGATCCAAGCTGGTACTGCTGTTGATTTCAAGCGGCGTTTTCCCCGGCGATTCGATCTTGGCAACCCGCGGCAGGATCGGCGTCATGTCGGTTCCCCGCCGGAAGTTGCGTGGCGTGGCCGCGGTCCAAGCGCCATCGCGGTAACGGTCGAACGCCGTGCCACGCAGGTACCCGGGGGCGGTGACCGAAAACGCGCGCACCGCCGTCTGCCCGGGATCGCCGATCATATGTTTTCGGACCGATCCCAACTTGCTGCCACGGACGTAGCGGGATCCGCCGATGATGGTGTTGGCAGTCACCGCTTCGAGCGATTGCGAAAGCCGATCGAAAAAGTCCAGTTGCAATCCCGGAACAATGCGGTTGGCCACGTGCCCGGCGGCACTGGTCGACATCAACAAGATCGAAAGGGCCAACACCGAATAGATCAGTGCACTGCGCCCCGAAGCCGTCTGGTCAACATCGCCGGAAATCGAAACCGTCGATCGGGGCAGCGGCGCCGATCGTTGCCGGGGTTTCACCTTGGAGGATCGGTGTTGCAATCGTTGGCGTCCCTTCCGCCAGGAATGCGTCTGCCAGCGTCGCAAAATGTGGTCCGCCGCGAATGCAAATCCGATCACGGTTGCCAACGCGGCGACCAACTGGCCGGTGATCGTCTGGCTGACACCGCCGCCGGTCACCGTCGTCAGAACCAACAGCAACCCGCAACCGAGCATGGCCGGGTGTCCCCGCCGCGGATAAAACACCCACAGCGTTGCCATGACCAGAAACGCCATGTGGGAAACGCAGTCGACGACCATCGCGATCGGGTTCAAGTTGCCCGACATGTGGTGCACGATCCGCAACGACACACCCAATCCACTGACGATCAACAACGTCGGAACCAACACGATCTTGCGCAACAACCGGTAGCGGTCGGGGGCCTCGGACGAGACTTCGGGGCGCGCCAGGTCGGTCGCGTTGACCGCCTGGAAGGTCGACGAATCGCGCGGGCTTTTCGGGGCCGACAGCATTGCCGTGGCGGGTTTGCGTTTTCCAAATCCCTGCAAAAAGATCCCCACCACCAGCAAGCTGAAACACATCGCGCCCAGGGTGGTCGTCAGCGTTTCGAATGCCGATCCGACGAAGATCGCTTGGACCAGCAACAGCCCCGGCAGCAGCCAAAACCGGGCCGCCGAATCGTTCACCTGATCCGCCTCGATCAACGCACTTCGTCGATGCATCGGTTTATCGTTCATCGCTCTCTCCGGTCGACTCCCACCGCTCGCTCGGCCGCGGCGCTCGAATCGTCATGTACGTCACGTGTCCCGGCAAGGTGTTGGCCAAACTGGTGCGATCCTGATCACCGAGATCGAACATGGAAAAGATCAGCGTCGGTTGCGATCGGCTGGATTGGATCGCTTCCAGAATGCGCGCTTCGCCGACGACCGGATCGACCGGTTGGGCGGCGGCCAAACGGACCAACATGCTCTCGGCCCCTTCGCTCGAACTCGCCCCGCCACGCATCGGGCGGTCGACGACCGGTTGGTCGGTCACACAGAGGTTCAATTGCACGCGCCGGTGGGTGATTTCCGCAATCGCCGTGGCGGAGATCGACATCAATCGTTCAAACCACTCCTCCGCTTCCCGCCGCTGCTGTCGGGCCGCGCCGCGGGACGTGGAACGTTCGTCACCGTCTCGCTGCGAGGTGTCGACGATCAACGTCACCGTTTGAATCGAAGGCGACTGGTATTCGCGAACGATCGGCCGCCCCAGCCGTGCCCAGGAGGCAAAGTCCCAGCGCCGAACCGGAACGCCGACCTCGTACTCTCGGTTGCCGACGTATTCCACCGGCGCACCGGCGACCAGTTTTTGGGACCAATCACCGATCGCCGCCAACATCGCACGCGAGGTCGGGTCATCGTCGTCGCTGGCCGGCGCCGGCGTGATCGCGATTTGGGTCTCGGTCGACACACCTTTGCGACAATAGAACAGATGAAACGGGAAGGTGGATGCGACCTGAAAGTCCGGTAGGTCGTGGATGCCACGAGCGTGGAACCGCATCGCACCGTGCCACTGCATCTGATCACCGCTACGCAACAGGTCCAACGACACCGGTTCGGACGCGTCCCACGACATGGCATTGCGTTTGGGATAAATGTCACGCACCCCTTCACGG containing:
- a CDS encoding DUF58 domain-containing protein — its product is MTVASVSVLLAAFMTLNVIWGFPWNGMMGACMALLVVGLAINRIMCPRLKLSIALPRSAVAGQPFSVNVHLTNVRKLPALNLRVGWHREGVRDIYPKRNAMSWDASEPVSLDLLRSGDQMQWHGAMRFHARGIHDLPDFQVASTFPFHLFYCRKGVSTETQIAITPAPASDDDDPTSRAMLAAIGDWSQKLVAGAPVEYVGNREYEVGVPVRRWDFASWARLGRPIVREYQSPSIQTVTLIVDTSQRDGDERSTSRGAARQQRREAEEWFERLMSISATAIAEITHRRVQLNLCVTDQPVVDRPMRGGASSSEGAESMLVRLAAAQPVDPVVGEARILEAIQSSRSQPTLIFSMFDLGDQDRTSLANTLPGHVTYMTIRAPRPSERWESTGESDER
- a CDS encoding transglutaminase-like domain-containing protein; this translates as MNDKPMHRRSALIEADQVNDSAARFWLLPGLLLVQAIFVGSAFETLTTTLGAMCFSLLVVGIFLQGFGKRKPATAMLSAPKSPRDSSTFQAVNATDLARPEVSSEAPDRYRLLRKIVLVPTLLIVSGLGVSLRIVHHMSGNLNPIAMVVDCVSHMAFLVMATLWVFYPRRGHPAMLGCGLLLVLTTVTGGGVSQTITGQLVAALATVIGFAFAADHILRRWQTHSWRKGRQRLQHRSSKVKPRQRSAPLPRSTVSISGDVDQTASGRSALIYSVLALSILLMSTSAAGHVANRIVPGLQLDFFDRLSQSLEAVTANTIIGGSRYVRGSKLGSVRKHMIGDPGQTAVRAFSVTAPGYLRGTAFDRYRDGAWTAATPRNFRRGTDMTPILPRVAKIESPGKTPLEINSSTSLDRFQVRKNPGADLVGTIEVHNVPLKGRIVFTALSTDWIEAATSGATLSHHDMVLSGVDSREPYVLGISTDTPREVLDPIRREILLYLPDRLRASIAPLAQSVCAGRLTAPAKARAIEDFFQDNYRYSLKDVETPSDTDPIDYFLSSRHPAHCEFFASAAAVLLRAQGVPTRYVTGYVVTERSEGDDYWLARNRDAHAWVEAYDEITERWFPVEATVGRTYRTLMTEADLINTAGGASASSLDLEEDQSLLGLIIGRLLSFRATDSLTVVFRIAQFPLFCILVALLWIRQRQKQRAGSDPMEFQSRHMLHQVDRKVRRHALIRQPTETLHQFAARVEAAAGERSDVASFLIGAASWYRSYAAARYRGLMPTPMDGAGR